From Deinococcus malanensis, the proteins below share one genomic window:
- a CDS encoding stage V sporulation protein S — protein sequence MEVLRVSGNSRPNALAGAVAALLRTQHAVEIQAIGPAAVNQSVKALAIARGYLAGNGIDLSVQPEFIKLDVDREERTAIRFIVRAVPAAPGA from the coding sequence TTGGAAGTTTTGCGTGTCTCCGGAAATTCAAGGCCCAATGCCCTGGCAGGTGCCGTCGCAGCCCTGCTCCGGACCCAGCATGCTGTAGAAATTCAGGCCATCGGACCGGCTGCGGTCAATCAGTCGGTCAAGGCACTGGCTATCGCCCGGGGATACCTGGCCGGCAACGGCATCGACCTGAGCGTACAGCCTGAATTCATCAAGCTCGACGTGGACCGGGAGGAACGCACCGCGATTCGTTTTATCGTGCGGGCTGTCCCGGCGGCGCCCGGGGCCTGA
- a CDS encoding zinc metallopeptidase, translated as MEFLGPYTPLILLIFVASMLIQGHLTRAYRTWGQVRNAHNLTGAEVARLMLDENGLSQVPVQMVPGRLTDHYDPVRKTVNLSEGNFNVPSVSAMAVAAHEVGHAIQDKVRMPALVLRGQMALPLSLGMNLAPLLLLGGIVTQLTGLIWIGAALFGAALLFHLVTLPVEFDASRRALVYLNQRGLNGSAEGQKGARAVLNAAALTYVAGFAMALAQFLNVLALARSSDD; from the coding sequence ATGGAATTTCTTGGCCCCTACACGCCGTTGATCCTGCTCATCTTTGTGGCCTCGATGCTGATTCAGGGGCACCTGACCCGTGCTTACCGGACCTGGGGCCAGGTTCGCAATGCCCATAACCTGACCGGTGCTGAGGTCGCACGCCTGATGCTGGACGAGAACGGCCTTTCGCAGGTGCCGGTTCAGATGGTTCCTGGTCGGCTGACCGACCACTACGACCCTGTGCGTAAGACCGTGAACCTGTCCGAGGGGAACTTCAACGTGCCCAGCGTCAGTGCCATGGCAGTGGCCGCCCATGAGGTTGGGCACGCCATTCAGGACAAGGTGCGTATGCCCGCTCTGGTGCTGCGTGGTCAGATGGCCCTGCCGCTCAGTCTGGGAATGAACCTGGCGCCGCTGCTGCTGCTGGGCGGCATCGTCACGCAGCTGACGGGCTTGATCTGGATCGGAGCCGCGCTGTTCGGGGCCGCCCTGCTGTTTCACCTGGTAACCCTGCCAGTGGAGTTCGATGCGAGCCGCAGGGCCCTGGTCTACCTGAACCAGCGTGGCCTGAACGGCTCGGCCGAGGGCCAGAAAGGCGCCCGCGCGGTCCTGAATGCCGCGGCATTGACCTATGTGGCCGGCTTCGCGATGGCTCTGGCACAGTTCCTGAACGTGCTGGCCCTGGCACGCAGCAGCGACGACTGA
- a CDS encoding metal-sulfur cluster assembly factor — protein MEEQMNSAAQEVSGLPNEEQVLEALKIVKDPEIPVNVVDLGLIYGVDIQPSGMVDITMTLTSVGCPVQDLIRADAEMAVSRLDGVSEVNVEFVWTPPWGPDKMTEDGKRQMRMFGFNV, from the coding sequence ATGGAAGAACAGATGAACAGCGCGGCGCAGGAAGTGTCAGGTCTGCCCAATGAGGAGCAGGTTCTGGAGGCCCTGAAGATCGTCAAAGACCCGGAAATCCCGGTCAACGTGGTTGATCTGGGCCTGATCTACGGGGTCGATATTCAGCCCAGCGGGATGGTGGACATCACCATGACCCTGACCAGCGTGGGCTGCCCGGTCCAGGACCTGATCCGAGCGGACGCTGAAATGGCCGTCAGCAGGCTTGACGGCGTCAGTGAAGTAAACGTGGAATTCGTATGGACTCCACCGTGGGGTCCTGACAAGATGACCGAGGACGGCAAGCGCCAGATGCGCATGTTCGGCTTCAACGTCTGA
- a CDS encoding rhodanese-like domain-containing protein produces MEEVTPQEGQRRVQQGALLVDVREQNEFDEVHAEGAQLIALSEFEGRAAELPRDRELVMICRSGARSARAGQYLLDQGYSRVVNLAGGTLAWVDAGLPSVRGG; encoded by the coding sequence ATGGAAGAAGTAACGCCACAGGAAGGGCAGCGCCGTGTCCAGCAGGGCGCGTTGCTCGTGGATGTCCGCGAGCAGAACGAGTTCGATGAGGTGCACGCCGAGGGTGCCCAGCTGATCGCCCTCAGCGAGTTCGAGGGCCGGGCGGCCGAACTGCCGCGCGACCGCGAACTGGTGATGATCTGCCGCAGCGGCGCCCGCAGCGCCCGCGCCGGACAGTACCTGCTGGATCAGGGCTACAGCAGGGTAGTGAATCTGGCGGGCGGCACGCTGGCCTGGGTGGACGCCGGCCTGCCCAGTGTGCGCGGCGGGTAA
- a CDS encoding rhodanese-like domain-containing protein translates to MPLPDPVTVVDLRPDDLRQAQPLEGPGVLVIVLSLQAIEDGQHGLSQHSGPLLVVCERGVRSGLAARYLRADGLDAQAHPGGIDAFLQSVRH, encoded by the coding sequence ATGCCGCTGCCCGACCCTGTTACCGTGGTGGACCTCAGGCCCGACGACCTTCGGCAGGCCCAGCCGCTGGAGGGTCCCGGCGTGCTGGTCATCGTGCTCAGCCTGCAGGCCATCGAAGACGGTCAGCACGGCCTGAGCCAGCACTCGGGGCCCCTGCTAGTGGTCTGCGAACGTGGAGTGCGTTCCGGCCTGGCCGCCCGGTACCTGCGCGCTGACGGCCTGGACGCCCAGGCGCATCCTGGTGGAATTGATGCATTCTTGCAGTCGGTGCGCCACTGA
- a CDS encoding aspartate aminotransferase family protein, whose amino-acid sequence MTGLPHGFIRSRDVLDDRLTGAQVRTLELQHGNEELLYGLNLIGVAGPFSRVTPWELEDEQGVRRINASGYSATPFGEMPPVLTGFLKEFLEKNRAMSLPQQSSSPWRAALEANLVRLLARELPSHHDSQVFFCSSGTEAIEGALKFARAWRPGTKYSISFNSAYHGKTMGSLSLTPNPEYQDVFRPLVPGAVTCPYGDLDALSALIRRLGPDKVTCVVVEPIQGEGGVNIPPEGFLRGLGELCRRHGIVVIADEIQTGLGRTGHWFESAAQGLDPDIVTLAKPLGGGLVAVGATIVRHAIYKKMLGGLSSKRHSNTFGGAALAMAVGLRSLEHLIETDLPRRSLELGQIGLGHLQGLQARYPRLVQEVRGQGLLLAMQFQPVVGVPLPGPVKELVYEGTAILALRELHQAGVMANLSLSSKRTVRLTPALDMPRDVFEIMFGRVETFAARNPASRHLLTNTPPNVTLSLAKFAASKPKKRTPSDG is encoded by the coding sequence ATGACGGGACTGCCCCACGGATTTATTCGCAGCCGCGACGTACTCGACGACCGCCTGACTGGTGCCCAGGTCCGGACCCTGGAACTGCAACACGGCAACGAGGAACTGTTGTATGGGCTGAACCTGATCGGGGTCGCTGGCCCATTCTCCCGCGTGACACCCTGGGAACTGGAAGATGAGCAGGGCGTGCGGCGCATCAATGCCAGCGGGTACTCGGCCACGCCTTTTGGGGAGATGCCGCCGGTCCTGACCGGGTTTCTGAAGGAATTCCTGGAGAAGAACCGTGCCATGAGCCTGCCGCAGCAGTCCAGCAGCCCCTGGCGCGCGGCGCTGGAAGCCAATCTGGTACGCCTGCTGGCCCGTGAACTGCCCAGCCACCATGACAGTCAGGTCTTCTTCTGTTCCAGTGGCACGGAAGCCATCGAGGGTGCCCTGAAGTTTGCCCGCGCGTGGCGGCCCGGTACCAAATACAGCATTTCCTTTAACAGCGCCTACCACGGCAAGACCATGGGCAGCCTGAGCCTGACGCCCAACCCCGAGTACCAGGATGTCTTCCGCCCGCTGGTTCCGGGGGCCGTCACCTGCCCCTACGGCGACCTGGACGCTCTGTCGGCGCTGATCCGCCGCCTGGGACCGGACAAGGTGACCTGTGTGGTGGTCGAACCTATCCAGGGCGAAGGTGGCGTGAACATTCCGCCCGAGGGCTTCCTGCGCGGCCTGGGGGAGCTGTGCCGCCGCCACGGTATCGTGGTCATTGCCGACGAGATTCAGACCGGTCTTGGCCGGACCGGCCACTGGTTTGAATCGGCGGCTCAGGGGCTGGACCCGGACATCGTGACACTGGCCAAACCGCTGGGGGGCGGACTGGTCGCTGTCGGGGCCACCATCGTGCGCCACGCCATCTACAAGAAAATGCTTGGTGGACTGAGCAGCAAGCGCCACAGCAACACCTTCGGGGGCGCGGCGCTGGCCATGGCGGTGGGCCTGCGGAGCCTGGAACACCTGATCGAGACCGACCTGCCCCGCCGCAGCCTCGAACTGGGCCAGATCGGCCTGGGCCACCTGCAGGGCCTTCAGGCCCGCTACCCCCGCCTGGTGCAGGAGGTCCGCGGTCAGGGCCTGCTGCTGGCCATGCAGTTCCAGCCGGTGGTGGGCGTCCCGCTCCCGGGACCGGTCAAGGAACTCGTATACGAGGGCACCGCCATCCTGGCGCTCAGGGAACTGCATCAGGCGGGGGTCATGGCCAACCTGAGCCTGAGCAGCAAGCGCACGGTACGCCTGACCCCGGCCCTGGACATGCCGCGTGATGTCTTCGAGATCATGTTTGGCCGGGTGGAGACCTTTGCAGCGCGGAACCCCGCTTCACGTCACCTGCTTACGAATACGCCGCCGAACGTTACCCTGAGCCTGGCCAAATTTGCAGCCAGCAAGCCCAAAAAGCGCACGCCCAGCGATGGCTGA
- a CDS encoding cation diffusion facilitator family transporter: MDRTIHIALGSVVVATVVLGLKFLAYLMTGSLALYSDALESVINVAAALAALFALRIAARPADANHPYGHTKAEYFSAVAEGVLIVLAAVTILREAIPALQNPSMKAAPLSGLMVNMGASVLNAMWATFLLRAARAVRSPALLADGRHLLTDVVTSIGVLIGVLLARMTGWHVLDPLLAVLVAMNILWSGWHLVRDSVGGLMDIADPQTTRRLRELMSIHAEGALEIHDLRTRQAGQVTFVEFHMVVPGDMSVSEAHLICDRLEDAIRAEIGGANVTIHVEPQDKAKHHGVLVL, from the coding sequence ATGGACCGCACGATACACATAGCGCTGGGCAGCGTGGTGGTGGCCACTGTCGTGCTGGGTCTGAAGTTCCTGGCCTATCTGATGACCGGTAGCCTCGCGCTGTATTCCGACGCGCTGGAAAGTGTCATCAACGTGGCGGCGGCGCTTGCCGCCCTGTTCGCTCTGAGAATTGCGGCCCGGCCAGCCGACGCAAACCATCCCTACGGCCACACCAAGGCCGAATACTTCAGTGCCGTCGCCGAGGGCGTCCTGATCGTCCTGGCGGCCGTGACCATCCTGCGGGAAGCCATTCCTGCACTCCAGAACCCCTCCATGAAGGCTGCCCCGCTTTCGGGCCTGATGGTCAATATGGGCGCCAGCGTTCTGAACGCCATGTGGGCCACCTTCCTGCTGCGGGCCGCCCGCGCGGTCAGGTCTCCTGCCCTGCTGGCCGACGGACGGCACCTGCTGACCGATGTCGTGACCAGCATCGGCGTCCTGATTGGTGTGCTGCTGGCCCGCATGACGGGGTGGCATGTGCTTGATCCGTTGCTGGCCGTCCTGGTGGCGATGAACATTCTGTGGAGCGGCTGGCATCTGGTGCGCGACAGTGTGGGAGGACTCATGGATATCGCCGATCCACAGACCACCCGGCGCCTGCGCGAACTGATGAGCATCCACGCCGAGGGGGCCCTCGAAATTCATGACCTGCGGACCCGTCAGGCTGGTCAGGTCACCTTTGTCGAGTTCCACATGGTCGTGCCGGGGGACATGTCTGTGAGCGAGGCTCACCTTATCTGCGACCGTCTGGAGGACGCGATCCGGGCCGAGATCGGGGGCGCCAATGTCACCATTCACGTTGAGCCGCAGGACAAAGCCAAACACCATGGTGTGCTGGTCCTGTGA
- a CDS encoding Hsp20/alpha crystallin family protein has translation MNEPVLSRLQHLMTLREGVESLTSSGPWVPLADWTDSDSHITLHMDVPGVVPDSLALHETGESVTVSGERPAPVGRLSAERPHGAFSRTLGLPVEIVPQTGQATLVGGVLCVQFEKRHPTINVEADEFSDTSSSHP, from the coding sequence ATGAACGAGCCGGTCCTGAGTCGCCTGCAACACCTGATGACCCTGCGTGAAGGCGTGGAATCCCTGACCAGCAGCGGGCCATGGGTCCCGCTGGCCGACTGGACAGATTCGGACAGCCACATCACGCTGCACATGGATGTTCCCGGCGTCGTGCCGGACAGTCTGGCCCTGCATGAGACTGGAGAGAGCGTCACTGTGTCCGGGGAGCGCCCTGCACCTGTGGGGCGCCTCAGCGCCGAGCGGCCCCACGGGGCATTCAGCCGCACGCTGGGGCTGCCGGTGGAGATCGTGCCGCAAACTGGTCAGGCCACGCTGGTGGGCGGGGTTCTGTGTGTACAGTTTGAAAAGCGCCATCCGACGATCAACGTCGAAGCCGACGAATTCTCAGATACTTCCAGCAGCCACCCCTGA